The following proteins are co-located in the Oceanimonas sp. GK1 genome:
- a CDS encoding ADP-ribosylglycohydrolase family protein: MTPLQDRAAGALMGAFIGEALGVGPHWYYDLGALRRDHGHWVSDYRAPLPGRYHEGLQAGDGSQPAFILKLLLRSLTDCNGYDHTDFCHRLDTQLLPLLDGTPRGGPGGYTSQSIRDAWHKRVEQGLPWSECGGHADTTEAMERTLALGVRYALNPTRLAQTVAANAALTQSDDSILAMTVAYSAVLGQLVQGQPFDSQLSARLMSLVQKGELPFHAVTTGGLNPPATGAEPSRAGNFASPDALLTPSCLAIAALDPDVRIEPAWKVSLVYGMPCASYHVLPAVYYLVARFAGDFESAVLHAINGGGQNQARAMLTGALAGAQCGLSGIPERFINGLTDNGLLPLCRTLALQIAPSTG, translated from the coding sequence ATGACACCACTGCAGGACAGGGCCGCCGGCGCCCTGATGGGCGCCTTTATTGGCGAGGCGCTGGGTGTGGGGCCGCACTGGTATTACGATCTCGGTGCCCTGCGCCGGGATCACGGCCACTGGGTAAGCGACTATCGCGCGCCCCTGCCCGGCCGCTATCACGAGGGCCTGCAGGCCGGTGACGGCTCCCAGCCCGCCTTTATTCTCAAGCTGCTGCTGCGCTCACTAACCGACTGCAACGGCTACGATCACACCGACTTCTGCCACCGGCTCGACACGCAACTGCTTCCCCTGCTGGACGGCACGCCCCGGGGCGGGCCCGGCGGTTATACCAGCCAGTCGATACGGGACGCCTGGCACAAGCGGGTGGAACAAGGGCTACCCTGGAGCGAGTGCGGCGGCCACGCCGACACCACCGAGGCCATGGAGCGCACTCTGGCGCTGGGAGTGCGCTATGCCCTAAACCCCACCCGGCTGGCCCAAACCGTGGCGGCCAACGCCGCCCTCACCCAAAGCGACGATAGCATACTGGCGATGACGGTGGCCTACAGTGCCGTGCTCGGCCAGCTGGTGCAGGGGCAGCCCTTCGACAGTCAGCTCTCAGCCCGGCTGATGAGCCTGGTGCAAAAGGGCGAACTGCCCTTTCATGCCGTGACCACTGGCGGGCTGAACCCGCCGGCGACCGGAGCCGAGCCGTCCCGGGCCGGAAACTTTGCTTCCCCCGATGCCCTGCTTACGCCATCCTGCCTGGCCATAGCGGCCCTTGATCCCGACGTGCGTATCGAACCGGCCTGGAAGGTGTCGCTGGTCTATGGCATGCCCTGCGCCAGCTATCATGTGCTGCCCGCCGTCTACTATCTGGTGGCGCGCTTTGCCGGCGACTTTGAGTCGGCGGTGCTGCACGCCATCAACGGCGGCGGCCAGAACCAGGCCCGGGCCATGCTGACTGGGGCGCTGGCCGGGGCTCAGTGCGGCCTGTCGGGCATTCCCGAGCGCTTTATCAACGGCCTGACCGATAACGGCCTGCTGCCCCTGTGCCGGACGCTGGCGCTGCAGATCGCGCCTTCGACGGGGTGA
- a CDS encoding Lrp/AsnC family transcriptional regulator, producing the protein MIQLDRTDRRILDLMQRHGRISNLELAERVGLSPSPCSRRVKALEDAGLIADHVTLLDAAKLGLTLQAYIHISLDRHTPERFETFDAAVLSFSEVLECDLITGTEADYQLKVIVRDMEHYQQFLLGKLTRLDGVTGVRSSFVLRRIKHDTALPLDHLA; encoded by the coding sequence CTGATACAACTGGATCGCACCGACAGGCGCATTCTCGATCTGATGCAGCGCCACGGCCGCATCAGCAATCTGGAGCTGGCCGAGCGGGTGGGCCTGTCGCCTTCGCCCTGCTCGCGCCGGGTCAAGGCACTGGAAGACGCCGGCCTGATTGCCGATCACGTTACCCTGCTCGACGCCGCCAAGCTGGGGCTGACCCTGCAGGCCTATATTCATATTTCCCTCGACCGCCACACCCCCGAGCGCTTTGAAACCTTTGACGCCGCCGTGCTGAGCTTTTCCGAAGTGCTGGAATGCGACCTCATCACCGGCACCGAGGCCGACTACCAGCTCAAGGTGATCGTGCGCGACATGGAGCACTACCAGCAGTTCCTGCTGGGCAAACTGACCCGGCTGGACGGCGTGACCGGCGTGCGTTCCAGCTTTGTGCTGCGGCGCATCAAACACGACACCGCCCTGCCACTGGATCATCTGGCTTAA
- a CDS encoding DUF1826 domain-containing protein, whose amino-acid sequence MSTPEALLSPGAPVDMQGSEPGIFSRIYQPDCNLAVWQRPLPADVEGYVQQLLQAGSRISVRELLPPDTVAEALSKQLPDFSGRQALAEDVQQLAEMFACLFELQRVGVRLASLQTAMCPRFHVDRLPCRLVSTYSGPGTHWLNTPQRDQLLAEGGKEPEQWQQLAVGEVALMKGDGWEGEEGRGLWHRSPPVPTGYRRLFLSMDFGE is encoded by the coding sequence ATGAGTACTCCCGAAGCGCTGTTGTCCCCTGGTGCCCCTGTCGATATGCAGGGCAGCGAACCTGGGATCTTTTCCCGTATCTACCAGCCCGACTGTAATCTGGCGGTATGGCAGCGGCCTTTGCCGGCCGATGTGGAGGGTTATGTTCAGCAGCTGCTGCAGGCGGGCAGCCGCATCAGTGTGCGAGAGCTGCTGCCGCCGGACACGGTTGCCGAGGCGCTGAGCAAACAGCTGCCGGACTTCTCCGGCCGCCAGGCCCTGGCCGAGGACGTGCAGCAACTGGCGGAAATGTTTGCCTGCCTGTTTGAACTGCAGCGGGTGGGGGTGCGCCTGGCCAGCCTGCAAACTGCCATGTGCCCGCGCTTTCACGTGGACCGGTTGCCCTGCCGGCTGGTGAGCACCTATTCCGGACCGGGCACCCACTGGCTGAACACGCCGCAGCGGGATCAGTTGCTGGCAGAGGGTGGCAAGGAGCCGGAGCAATGGCAGCAACTGGCGGTGGGCGAGGTGGCGCTAATGAAGGGTGACGGCTGGGAAGGAGAGGAAGGCCGGGGTTTGTGGCATCGCTCACCCCCGGTGCCCACCGGTTACCGCCGACTGTTTCTGTCGATGGATTTTGGGGAGTGA
- a CDS encoding pseudouridine synthase has protein sequence MRLDKFICKSTELSRSEARRAIAAGEARVNGEPVTHEAAQVHENNLVTLAGQRLVPRPFRYLMMHKPTGTLCSNVDGVYPSLFRWLDIDRPDELHIVGRLDADTTGLVLLTDDGRWSFTITRPEQHCAKVYRVGLRDPLAEQTAARFAQGLLLQGENKPTQPARVEASGPREALLTITEGRFHQVKRMFAAVGNRVVSLHREQIGGIRLNVPPGQWRPLSQAEIDGV, from the coding sequence ATGCGCCTCGATAAATTCATCTGCAAAAGCACCGAACTGAGCCGGTCCGAGGCCCGGCGGGCCATTGCGGCCGGCGAGGCCCGGGTCAACGGTGAGCCAGTCACCCATGAGGCGGCCCAGGTGCACGAAAACAACCTGGTGACCCTGGCCGGCCAGCGGCTGGTGCCCCGCCCCTTCCGTTACCTGATGATGCACAAGCCCACCGGCACCCTGTGCTCCAATGTGGACGGCGTCTATCCGTCGCTGTTTCGCTGGCTGGATATCGACCGGCCCGATGAGCTGCACATTGTCGGCCGCCTCGACGCCGACACCACCGGCCTGGTGCTGCTCACCGACGACGGCCGCTGGTCGTTTACTATCACGCGCCCCGAGCAGCACTGCGCCAAGGTATACCGGGTCGGCCTGCGGGATCCGCTGGCGGAGCAGACCGCCGCCCGCTTTGCACAGGGCCTGTTGTTGCAGGGGGAAAACAAGCCCACTCAGCCCGCCAGGGTCGAAGCCAGCGGCCCCCGCGAGGCGCTGCTGACCATTACCGAGGGCCGGTTTCATCAGGTCAAGCGCATGTTTGCGGCGGTGGGCAACCGGGTTGTCAGCCTGCATCGAGAGCAGATTGGCGGCATTCGGCTGAATGTGCCCCCGGGGCAGTGGCGCCCCCTGAGCCAGGCCGAGATTGACGGCGTCTGA
- the greB gene encoding transcription elongation factor GreB, whose amino-acid sequence MKTNLITRAGWHKLDDELKHLWKVERPAVTQAVSEAAALGDRSENAEYIYGKKRLREIDRRIRYLMKRLEAVKIVDHDPRQNGKVFFGAWVELENDEGDIARYRIVGPDEIDTKNNHITIDSPMARALIGKQVDDEVQVRTPSGVKEWYVNHIRYTPFED is encoded by the coding sequence ATGAAAACCAATTTGATCACCCGCGCCGGCTGGCACAAGCTGGACGACGAGCTCAAGCACCTGTGGAAGGTGGAACGTCCCGCCGTGACCCAAGCGGTGTCGGAAGCCGCCGCCCTTGGCGATCGCAGCGAAAATGCCGAATACATCTACGGCAAGAAGCGGCTGCGGGAAATCGACCGCCGCATCCGCTACCTGATGAAGCGGCTGGAAGCGGTGAAAATCGTCGATCACGACCCGCGCCAGAACGGCAAAGTGTTCTTTGGCGCCTGGGTCGAGCTGGAAAACGACGAGGGCGATATTGCCCGTTACCGCATCGTCGGCCCCGACGAAATCGACACCAAAAACAACCACATTACCATCGACTCGCCCATGGCCCGGGCGCTGATCGGCAAGCAGGTGGATGACGAAGTACAGGTCCGCACGCCCTCGGGCGTTAAGGAATGGTACGTCAACCACATTCGCTACACTCCGTTTGAAGATTAA
- a CDS encoding Rho-binding antiterminator, with translation MMSCEQHDYIEIACLYRYPVRLTLTNGEHIAGVALDTARNDDQEECLKLRIGDEVRLLPLASLACMIAARPNPHFVQVDFD, from the coding sequence ATGATGAGCTGCGAGCAGCACGACTATATCGAAATCGCCTGTCTGTACCGTTATCCGGTGCGGCTTACCCTGACCAATGGCGAGCACATCGCCGGCGTGGCCCTCGACACCGCCCGTAATGATGACCAGGAAGAGTGCCTGAAGCTGCGCATCGGCGACGAAGTGCGGTTGCTGCCCCTGGCAAGCCTGGCCTGCATGATCGCGGCACGGCCCAACCCGCACTTCGTTCAGGTCGACTTCGACTGA
- a CDS encoding DUF4105 domain-containing protein — protein MAFTSWIKRSLWASFFLIFQGAVAEESEFLKLSADEKAQLASLFHFQSGKPKIIDPAFLLSGSKGDLKAEFESNLRAYVSMEQRPHYLCRFPARSLWMSRFLSEEAPNFEHCEELYEYTLQVPADDISLVYASENLLSPSSFMGHSFIKMKDKEDHRAHAVSYFTEVEGFNLPVILFEALVTGKDGYFIVSPYEEAKRYYKDIEGRNVYEYSLVMSDFNRELIRLHLWELKGKKIDYYFHTNNCATLTLDILAIVEPALLKHSEEWLSPLDVIKYVNESELAGPVSISPSLGWKVRAFGENLGFSEKQRLLQSLTDKANNSLPPVKVGDSTSAMLEHEYRKALNEWLYSEGKINKRQYDSNRSSMMRSGADFEHFVVDLSDYKNPVQRAADSQLMMGVRSREHDANVLLSWLPASHLQLDDNRNAFSESTLQVLKSTVGIDKDRAYLDEVVLYGIESYLPHDEVIGGLSGRFRLLWERGGYESYSTNRRFHVDGALGMAGHSRPSVLNYVTLGSGLSASGHGVWLNPQLEMGSFLYLANDSKLNLKYRLIFNEFNRSDFIHNIEILNTYRVADYALDIGFSYAGNQHFSEPQALFNVRRFY, from the coding sequence ATGGCATTTACCAGCTGGATAAAAAGAAGCCTCTGGGCTTCTTTTTTTTTGATTTTCCAAGGAGCTGTAGCCGAAGAAAGCGAGTTCCTGAAGCTTTCTGCTGATGAGAAGGCTCAACTGGCTTCACTATTTCATTTTCAGAGTGGAAAGCCGAAGATCATTGATCCAGCGTTTTTGTTGTCCGGTAGCAAGGGAGACCTGAAAGCAGAGTTCGAGAGTAATCTGAGAGCATATGTGAGCATGGAGCAAAGGCCGCATTACTTGTGCCGTTTTCCGGCCAGGTCACTGTGGATGTCCAGATTCCTGAGTGAGGAGGCTCCGAACTTTGAACATTGTGAGGAACTGTATGAGTATACTCTTCAGGTTCCTGCGGATGACATTAGCCTGGTTTATGCATCAGAGAACCTTCTCAGCCCCAGCAGCTTTATGGGGCACTCATTCATTAAGATGAAAGACAAGGAAGATCACCGAGCCCATGCAGTTTCCTACTTCACTGAGGTAGAGGGATTCAATCTTCCAGTGATCCTATTTGAGGCGCTTGTAACCGGCAAGGACGGTTATTTTATTGTATCGCCCTATGAAGAAGCCAAGCGTTATTATAAGGATATTGAGGGCAGGAACGTTTACGAGTACAGCTTGGTAATGAGCGACTTCAACCGTGAACTCATCCGTCTGCATCTGTGGGAGCTGAAAGGCAAGAAGATTGATTACTATTTCCATACCAATAATTGCGCAACACTGACACTAGATATTCTGGCCATTGTCGAACCTGCATTGCTGAAGCATAGTGAAGAGTGGCTAAGTCCACTTGATGTAATTAAATACGTCAATGAAAGTGAGTTGGCTGGTCCTGTGAGTATATCGCCATCTTTGGGCTGGAAAGTCCGGGCATTTGGTGAAAACCTTGGTTTTTCAGAAAAGCAGAGGTTGTTGCAGAGCCTTACCGACAAAGCTAACAATAGCTTGCCGCCAGTCAAGGTAGGCGATAGTACTAGTGCCATGTTGGAGCATGAATACAGAAAAGCTCTTAATGAGTGGCTTTATTCTGAAGGGAAAATAAATAAAAGGCAGTATGATAGTAACCGTTCCAGCATGATGAGAAGCGGAGCAGACTTCGAGCATTTCGTAGTTGATCTTTCCGATTACAAGAATCCGGTGCAACGAGCTGCCGATTCGCAGTTAATGATGGGAGTCAGGTCTCGTGAGCATGATGCCAATGTGTTGTTGTCTTGGCTACCAGCCTCACACTTGCAGCTTGATGACAACAGAAATGCATTCAGCGAATCGACGTTGCAGGTGCTCAAAAGCACAGTAGGCATAGACAAGGATCGCGCTTACCTAGACGAAGTGGTGCTGTATGGCATTGAAAGTTATCTTCCCCACGATGAGGTGATTGGCGGACTGTCTGGTCGTTTTCGGCTGCTCTGGGAGCGAGGCGGCTACGAAAGCTACAGTACCAATCGTCGGTTTCATGTAGATGGGGCTCTGGGCATGGCCGGTCACAGCAGGCCAAGTGTATTGAACTATGTGACACTGGGCTCGGGCCTGTCTGCCAGTGGTCATGGCGTATGGCTGAACCCGCAACTCGAGATGGGCTCGTTTCTGTACCTTGCCAATGACTCCAAGTTGAACCTGAAGTATCGCCTCATTTTCAATGAATTCAATCGTAGTGATTTCATCCATAATATTGAGATTCTCAATACCTATCGAGTTGCAGACTACGCACTGGATATCGGTTTCTCATACGCGGGCAATCAGCATTTTTCCGAGCCACAGGCATTATTTAATGTAAGAAGGTTTTACTGA
- the zigA gene encoding zinc metallochaperone GTPase ZigA — translation MSSPSPLPVTVLSGFLGAGKTTVLNHILTNRQGLRVAVIVNDMSEVNIDAATVQQQVSLHRGEERLVEMSNGCICCTLREDLLLEVRRLADEGRFDCLVIESTGISEPMPVAETFTFEGEDGQRLNDIARLDTLVTVVDAVNFLADFQAAEALAERGEHLGEDDERSVTDLLIEQVEFCDLLLISKTDLVTDAHLAELTAILARLNPEAEILPIRRGEVPLNKVLGTQRFDFERAARAPGWLQELRGEHQPETEEYGIGSFVYRARRPFHPQRFFDFLHRPKEQGRLLRSKGFFWLASRMNVAGQWSQAGGIAYHGGAGRFWQAVPEQDWPEDEESREHIMASWAEPYGDRRQELVFIGQGLDQTGLCRELDACLLTDEEMEQGVCAWQRLPDPFPAWE, via the coding sequence ATGTCCAGCCCTTCCCCCCTACCCGTTACCGTGCTGTCCGGTTTTCTCGGCGCCGGCAAAACCACGGTGCTGAACCATATCCTCACCAATCGTCAGGGTCTGCGGGTAGCGGTGATCGTCAATGACATGAGCGAGGTGAACATCGATGCCGCCACCGTGCAGCAGCAGGTAAGCCTGCACCGGGGCGAAGAGCGGCTGGTGGAAATGAGCAACGGCTGCATCTGCTGCACCCTGCGCGAAGATCTGCTGCTGGAAGTGCGCCGGCTGGCCGACGAGGGTCGTTTCGACTGCCTGGTGATCGAGTCCACCGGCATTTCCGAGCCCATGCCGGTGGCAGAAACCTTTACCTTTGAAGGCGAGGATGGCCAGCGTCTCAACGACATCGCCCGGCTCGACACCCTGGTGACGGTGGTGGACGCGGTCAACTTTCTGGCCGACTTTCAGGCCGCCGAGGCCCTGGCCGAGCGGGGCGAGCACCTGGGTGAAGACGATGAACGCAGCGTCACCGACCTGCTGATCGAGCAGGTAGAATTCTGCGATCTGCTGCTGATAAGCAAGACCGATCTGGTGACCGACGCGCACCTGGCGGAGCTCACCGCCATCCTGGCCCGGCTTAACCCCGAAGCCGAGATCCTGCCCATTCGCCGGGGCGAGGTGCCGCTGAACAAGGTGCTGGGCACACAGCGTTTCGATTTCGAGCGCGCCGCCCGCGCCCCCGGCTGGCTGCAGGAGCTGCGCGGCGAACACCAGCCCGAAACCGAGGAATACGGCATTGGCAGCTTCGTCTATCGCGCCCGCCGCCCGTTTCACCCTCAGCGGTTCTTTGATTTTCTGCACCGGCCTAAAGAGCAGGGCCGACTGCTGCGCTCCAAGGGCTTTTTCTGGCTGGCCAGCCGAATGAATGTTGCCGGCCAGTGGAGCCAAGCCGGCGGCATCGCCTACCACGGCGGCGCCGGCCGGTTCTGGCAGGCGGTGCCCGAGCAAGACTGGCCCGAGGACGAAGAAAGCCGGGAGCACATTATGGCTAGCTGGGCCGAACCCTACGGCGACCGCCGCCAGGAGCTGGTGTTTATCGGCCAGGGCCTGGACCAGACCGGGCTGTGCCGCGAGCTCGACGCCTGCCTGCTCACCGACGAAGAGATGGAGCAAGGCGTTTGCGCCTGGCAACGGCTGCCCGATCCCTTCCCGGCCTGGGAGTAG
- a CDS encoding Tex family protein yields the protein MTNINHILAQELGVAQAQVNAAVGLLDEGATVPFIARYRKEATGGLDDTQLRNLDSRLGYLRELEDRRAVILKSVDEQGKLSPALKAELLAADTKTRLEDLYLPFKPKRRTKGQIAIEAGLAPLADTLFTDPSQDPQRLAEQFVNAEAGVIDARAALDGAKYILMERLAEQADLLEAVRTYLQQHGQLQARVVEGQEQSGAKFKDYFEHNEPIAKAPSHRLLAMLRGRNEGVLSLGLVVDNDAERHPCESIIARHAGWQDQGRPADKWLAGVFSWTWRVKLSLQMETELLGQARERAEEEAIRVFALNLKDLLMAAPAGARVTMGLDPGIRTGVKVVVVDHTGKLLEAATVYPFQPHNKVEQSLRTLGELCRKHGVSLVSIGNGTASRETERLVEQLMKQSPELKLQKVVVSEAGASVYSASELAANEFPDLDVSLRGAVSIARRLQDPLAELVKIDPKSIGVGQYQHDVSQTQLARNLEAVVEDCVNAVGVDVNMASAPLLARVSGLTPTLAQNIVAWRDEQGAFADRRQLLKVPRLGPKAFEQCAGFLRIQGGKNPLDASAVHPEAYPVVTRMLERLKQPVKEVLGNAGLLKTLDPKDYTDEHFGLPTVQDILKELDKPGRDPRPEFKTARFMDGVEKPADLVPDMVLEGVVTNVTNFGAFVDIGVHQDGLVHISALTDRFVQDPREVVKAGDIVRVKVLEVDLQRNRIALTMRLDQSAAEHAEGKSVPRRDDRARSGKPAGQRQQRPARREQAAPQGAMGAALAAALQKKK from the coding sequence ATGACCAACATCAATCATATTCTGGCGCAGGAGCTGGGCGTGGCCCAGGCCCAGGTCAACGCCGCCGTGGGCCTGCTCGACGAGGGCGCCACGGTTCCTTTTATTGCCCGCTACCGCAAGGAAGCCACCGGCGGCCTGGACGACACCCAGCTGCGCAACCTCGACAGCCGGCTGGGCTATCTGCGCGAGCTGGAAGACCGCCGTGCGGTGATCCTCAAGTCCGTGGACGAACAGGGCAAGCTGAGCCCGGCGCTCAAGGCCGAACTGCTGGCCGCCGACACCAAAACCCGGCTGGAAGATCTCTACCTGCCCTTCAAGCCCAAGCGCCGCACCAAGGGCCAGATTGCCATCGAGGCCGGCCTGGCCCCGCTTGCCGATACTCTGTTTACCGACCCCAGTCAGGATCCACAGCGGCTGGCGGAGCAGTTCGTCAATGCCGAGGCCGGCGTGATTGATGCCAGGGCGGCGCTGGACGGCGCCAAATACATACTGATGGAGCGCCTGGCCGAGCAGGCGGATCTGCTGGAAGCGGTGCGTACTTACCTGCAACAGCACGGTCAGCTGCAGGCCCGGGTAGTGGAAGGCCAGGAGCAGAGCGGCGCCAAGTTCAAGGACTACTTCGAGCATAATGAGCCCATTGCCAAGGCACCATCCCACCGGCTGCTGGCCATGCTGCGCGGCCGCAACGAAGGTGTGCTGTCATTGGGGCTGGTGGTGGACAACGACGCCGAGCGTCATCCCTGCGAAAGCATTATCGCCCGCCATGCCGGCTGGCAGGACCAGGGCCGCCCCGCCGACAAATGGCTGGCGGGCGTGTTCAGCTGGACCTGGCGGGTCAAGCTGTCGCTGCAAATGGAAACCGAGCTGCTGGGCCAGGCCCGGGAGCGGGCCGAGGAAGAAGCCATTCGCGTGTTTGCCCTTAACCTCAAGGATCTGTTGATGGCCGCCCCCGCCGGCGCCCGCGTCACCATGGGGCTGGATCCGGGCATTCGCACCGGGGTCAAGGTGGTGGTGGTGGACCACACCGGCAAGCTGCTGGAAGCCGCCACCGTGTATCCGTTCCAGCCCCACAACAAGGTGGAGCAGAGCCTGCGCACCCTGGGGGAGCTGTGCCGCAAGCATGGGGTCAGCCTGGTGAGCATCGGCAACGGCACCGCTTCCCGGGAGACCGAGCGGCTGGTGGAGCAACTGATGAAGCAAAGCCCGGAGCTCAAGCTGCAGAAGGTGGTGGTGAGCGAGGCCGGCGCTTCTGTCTATTCCGCCTCGGAACTCGCCGCCAACGAGTTTCCGGATCTCGATGTGTCCCTGCGCGGGGCAGTAAGCATCGCCCGCCGGTTGCAGGACCCGCTGGCGGAGCTGGTGAAGATCGATCCCAAGAGCATCGGCGTGGGCCAGTATCAGCACGATGTGTCCCAGACCCAGCTGGCCCGCAATCTGGAGGCGGTGGTGGAAGACTGCGTGAACGCCGTGGGCGTGGACGTCAACATGGCCTCGGCCCCGCTGCTGGCCCGGGTATCGGGGCTCACCCCCACCCTGGCCCAGAACATCGTCGCCTGGCGTGACGAACAGGGCGCCTTTGCCGACCGCAGGCAACTGCTCAAGGTGCCCCGGCTGGGGCCCAAGGCCTTTGAACAGTGCGCCGGCTTTTTGCGCATTCAGGGCGGCAAAAACCCGCTGGACGCCTCGGCGGTGCACCCGGAAGCCTACCCGGTGGTGACCCGCATGCTGGAGCGGCTCAAGCAGCCGGTAAAGGAGGTGCTGGGCAATGCCGGCCTGCTCAAGACCCTGGATCCGAAAGACTACACCGACGAGCACTTCGGCCTGCCCACGGTGCAGGACATTCTAAAAGAGCTCGACAAGCCGGGCCGGGATCCCCGTCCCGAGTTCAAGACCGCACGTTTTATGGACGGGGTGGAAAAGCCCGCGGATCTCGTTCCCGACATGGTGCTGGAAGGGGTGGTGACCAACGTTACCAATTTCGGCGCCTTTGTGGACATCGGTGTGCATCAGGACGGCCTGGTGCATATCTCGGCGCTCACCGACCGCTTTGTGCAGGACCCGCGCGAGGTGGTGAAGGCCGGCGACATCGTCCGGGTCAAGGTGCTGGAGGTGGACTTGCAGCGCAACCGCATCGCCCTGACCATGCGCCTGGATCAGAGTGCCGCCGAGCATGCCGAGGGCAAGAGCGTGCCACGCCGGGATGATCGCGCCCGGAGCGGCAAGCCTGCCGGCCAGCGCCAACAGCGTCCAGCCCGTCGTGAGCAAGCAGCACCGCAAGGGGCCATGGGCGCGGCCCTGGCGGCGGCGCTGCAGAAAAAAAAGTAA
- a CDS encoding GNAT family N-acetyltransferase yields MYLELVPFDNDHQPAIRAVRNAVFIEEQHISPELEFDGLDDDAIHVLLSIDGQWAGTGRMLDDGHIGRIAVRKEFRGLGLGARVVQALVDEAARRGLPRVYLGAQKYATGFYRKLGFTPYGDEFLDAGIVHIAMEKPLHGS; encoded by the coding sequence ATGTACCTTGAACTCGTTCCCTTCGATAACGACCATCAGCCGGCTATTCGCGCCGTGCGCAACGCCGTGTTTATTGAGGAGCAGCACATCAGCCCGGAGCTGGAATTCGACGGCCTGGACGACGACGCCATTCACGTGCTGCTGAGCATCGATGGCCAATGGGCCGGCACCGGCCGCATGCTGGATGACGGTCATATCGGCCGCATTGCCGTGCGCAAGGAATTCCGCGGCCTCGGGCTGGGGGCCAGGGTGGTGCAGGCACTGGTGGACGAGGCCGCCCGGCGGGGCCTGCCGCGGGTGTATCTGGGGGCGCAAAAATACGCCACCGGCTTCTACCGCAAGCTGGGCTTCACACCTTACGGAGACGAATTTCTTGACGCCGGCATCGTGCACATCGCCATGGAAAAGCCCCTGCACGGCTCCTAA